The nucleotide window GAAATTGCAGCGCTTCTTAAAAATGCAGGAGATACCCACACAACTGAAGAGGAATAAGATGGAAGAAGAACACTCAGAAGAAACGGCCGTTCCGCAGCCGCGGAGGTCATTGCGCAGACATGGTCTTTTTATTCTTATGTCTTTGGTTCTTTGGGTACCTCTTGGGTTGTGGTACTTTTTCCAACCTGCTCCGGCTGTCGTCGAAAAGCTCTATAGTTGCGGCTTCTACCCGGTTATGGCAAAGCTCATTATACCGGTGACCTCGTCGTTTCCTTTTTCCTTATCTCTCCTTATGGTCGCCGCAGCGCCCTTTTTATTCATCGTGCTGTGGATCCTCGCTTGCGTTATGGGCTACCGGCGGCATCAGCGTTTTCGCTGGCGGGGACTGTTGTGGGGGCCCAAATGGCTGCTCTTTGTTATTCCGCTTATCTGGCTTTGGTTTTTAATTTTTTGGGGCATGGGCTATGCCCGTCAACCCATTGAAGAACGCTTAGCCTTTGACGGGGAAGCAGTGTCTGCAGAAGAATTGGCCTCTATCAAGGAAGGGCTTTTTCAGGTGATTGATCGCGACCAGCCGCAAGAGGACTCGGATCGAAACATTGCTGAGGCGCTCGCCTCTGTGTCCAAATCCATGGAGCAGATGGTGAACGGTTGGGAAGGTAGTTCAAAACGTATTCCAAGACGTGTTAAGGCGACGCCGCCGGGGTTGCTGCTCATGAACGGCACCTCTGGTGTTTGTGCGCCTTTTACGCTGGAGCCTCATGTAGATGGCGGCCTTCCCGACACATGGTTTGTATCCGTAGGCGCTCATGAGCTGGGCCATATTGCGGGGGTTTGTGATGAAGGGGAAACCAATCTGATTAGTTATATTGCCGGGCTTCAGGCCGATCATCCCTATGCACGCTATGCCGTGGCATTAACCGTCTACGTGAGTGTCGCCAACCAGTTGACTGCTGAAGAGCGTAAAGAGGCGATAGCCAGACTGCCGGAACAGGCACGTGCGGATATCCAAGCTGCCCATGAGGCAGGACAGAAGTATCGTATTGACTGGTTTCAGAAATGGAGTTGGCGCGCCTACAATCATTATCTAAAATCTCAGGGAGTTCGGGAAGGGGTACGCAGCTATGGGCGTGGCACGCAGCTTTTGGTTCAGGCGTGGCGCAGCGGCTATCTCACGCTGCCTGAGTCTCCTTCGTCATCAGCAGCGGCAGAGACCGAGGAAGAAGAGTTGACCGCGGCGGAAGTGGAGTCAGCTTCCATGGAATTATAGAAAGACTTTAGCGTTGCTCTTCGTCGGGGAGCGGCGCAATATGAAAGCGTTCTTCCAGCTCCGTTAGTCTTGTTGCGATGGCATCCAGTTCCCGGATTAGCGCTTGAATATCGTGTTCTTGCTTCGCCTCACTCTTATGCTTTTGTACGGCGTATTCAAAAGCCGTTAGGATAGCGAAAAGCTGCGTATCCACGAATCGATGTTCTTCTTCGAAAGCTTTCATAGAGGCTTCGATCTCTTGGGCAATGCTATGGGTCGTCTTCAAATCAAGATAAATGGGCAGGTCAACAGGTATCTTGTTAATGATTACCCGTGTTGTTGCTGCTTTTGAAGTCATAGCTCTATTGATCCGGATATGGCTTTGGCGATGGTTAGGATGCGTTTGGTGCGTTCTCGTATTTCCAGATTTTGTTCGCGCAGGCGTTGGTTCTCGTCTTCAAGGGAAGGCAAACGGGCGAGCGTATGTTCCATTGTTTTCAAGTTGCGGCCGATACTCCACCATTCCTGAACTTTTTGTTCTTTTTCATCTTGCGCTGCGTGCAAGAGCCTTTCATGTCTTTCCAGCAAAACTTCTAGGTTTTCAACAGAGGCGCTGATCCGTGAAATATACTGTTTAAGAAAAGGATTCATCGCAGCACGGCTCCACAGTTTTTAACGACGGCATTAACGACACGATCCATCGCTTTTTGTGTATCTTTATCGGTAAGTGTACGTTCGGGAGATTGGAAGAGCAGGCTGAGCGCCACGCTTTTTTTATCAGGCGGCAGCGGTTTCCCCGAATACACATCAAAGATATTCACTGCTTTTAAGAGTGCGCCGCCTGCATTGGCAGCGGCTTTGATAATTGTTTCTGCAGGAACCGCTTTATCGACGACAAGTGCAATATCACGCAGCGCCGGCGGATATTGGGGAATGCTTTCGAACTGCGCAGGCGGCAGCGGTTTGGCCAACAAAAAGTCAAGGCTCAACTCGAAGACATAGCTGTTTTCGGGCAGGTCCCAATCGCGGGCTACTTGGGGATCCACTTTTCCGAGTTGCCCCAGATCTTGTTTGCGCAATTTGATTGATGCCCGCTGACCTTGTTGGAAAGCCGGAGATTCCAAAGTATCGAGTTGGAAAGAACGATTGAAGAAATCGGCGGTAGATTCCAGATAGCCTTTCAAGTCGAAAAAGTCCCAAGGCCGTTCCGGCGCATTCCACAGGCCGGGAGTAATTCCGCAAAGGAGCACGGCGAGGGTGGGTACTTCTTAGGGTAAAAGTTCATCTTCCACCGGAAGATATACAGGCCCAACTTCGAAGATGGCAACACTGTTTGCGCCTCGTTTACAATTGTAGGCGGCGGTGGCGTAGAGAGTAGGTATCAAGGAACTGCGCATGCCCGCATAATTTTCGGACAGAGGATTTTCCAACATGACCATGGAGGAAGAAGGAGTCTCCAATCGGGCGCGCGACACGTTTTCCCTACTTGAGAAGGACCAGTTAAGCACTTCTGTAAGGCCTAATGCAGCGAGTCGGTGCCGCAATGCGCGCAAGGTTTTCTCTTGGGGCGCAAAAATTATCTCAGACTGGCGTACAGGCGGCATAGTGACGGGGATTCGGTCATAGCCGTAATGACGAGCGATTTCCTCAATCAGATCGGCTTCATGGGTCACATCGTGGCGCCACGACGGCACTTCTAAAAGGCAGTCCTTCTCCCGAACCTGACTTGCGGTGAATCCCAGTTTTTTCAAAATTGCCTGTTGTTCTTCTTTCGCAATTGCCACGCCGAGCAGCCTGTCGGTCCGATCAAAGCGCAAGCGGACTTGAGGCGCTACGTGTTTTTCAGGATAGGCATCCAAGACGCCCGGCGCTACAGAGGCGCCGGCGAGTTCCTGCATTAAGGCGGCGGCACGATTTAAGGCGTAGGGCACCATATTGCAATCGGCGCCGCGCTGGATGTTTTGTGCCGCTTCCGTTAAAAGCGCGAGTTTTCGTGCAGTAGAACGAATGGATCGGGGCGTAAAATAGGCACTTTCGAGAAAGACATGTTTGGTGTTAGCGTCTACTTCGCTGTCGAAGCCGCCCATGACACCGCCCACAGCTTGGGGATTTTTGGCGTCAGCGATTACGAGCATATCTTCTGTGAGTGCGTGCTCTTGTTCATCCAGCGTTTTTATGCCTTCTCCCGGTCGGCTGCGCCGCACCACAATCCGATTTTCGGCGAGTTTATCAAAATCAAAGGCGTGCAGCGGGTGCCCGGTTTCCAACAACACATAGTTGGTAATGTCGACAATGTTATTGATAGGGCGTTGACCGGCTGCGATCAGCCGTGCGCAAAGCCAGGGAGGAGAGGCTTGGATAACCACATTGCGCAAGACACGGCCGGCATAGCGGGGGCATAAATCCGGGTCTTCAATGGTGACGCCGGAGACTTCTTTGGCTGCAGTGCCTTCCTCGTCTAAGTGAATTTCGGGCAGTTGCAGAGGAAGGTTGTAGTAGGCGCTCAATTCGCGGGCGACCCCGATCATCCCTGCCCAGTCGCCGCGGTTGGGGGTTACTTCGATTTCGAAGACCACATCATTTAGGCCCAAGACCTCTTTGATATCGGCGCCGATGGGGGCGTCGGGATCAAGAATCATGAGACCTGCATGCTCTTCTCCCAATCCCAATTCGCGAAGTGAACACATCATGCCGCAGGATTGGACGCCCCGCATTTTCCTGTTTCCGATTTTGAAGCCGCCGGGGAGGCAAGATCCATCAATGGCGGTGGGCACTTTGTCGCCGACTTTCATATTTGTTGCGCCGCAGATAATTTGGAGGGGCTCCTCTCCGCCAATGTTGGTTTGGCATACCACCAGTTTATCGGCGTCGGGATGGGGCTGGATGTCCACGATCTGCCCCACATAAATATCTTTGATCTCTTTGCCGGGCTCTCGGATCGCTTCAATTTCCATTCCGAGCATGGTCATACGTTCCGCAAGTTCTTCCGTACTCACTTGCAGCGGCACCAATTCTTTTAACCAGTTCAGTGATATTTGCATGTTAGAATTGCTCCAAAAATCTTAGGTCGTTTTCATAGAGGTGGGTGATACTGCTGATCGCATGGCGTACCATGGCGATGCGATCAAGCCCTAAACCAAAGGCATATCCGGAATACTGTTCATAGTCATAGGCAACATTTTTGAAGACTTGGGGATGCACCATGCCGCAGCCCAGAATTTCAAGCCACTTACTTTTGGTCTCGCCCGTATGCCGGTCTTTTGCCGTCCAGAGGATATCCACTTCAGCGCTCGGTTCGGTAAAGGGAAAGAAATGAGGGCGAAAACGCACCTTCACATCTGCGCCGAAAAAGCTATGGATAAAATGCATCAAGGTGCCTTTCAAATCGGCGAAGGTAATCCCTTTATCTACCAACAGCCCTTCCATCTGTACAAACATGGGGCTGTGGGTCGCATCCAAATCAACACGGTACACACGACCGGGTGCGATGACGGCGACGGGCGGCGGTGTCTGTTCCATCACGCGGATTTGTACGGGTGAGGTCTGCGTACGTAATACCACGCCAGGCTGTACGAAAAAGGTATCGTGTGAATCACGAGCGGG belongs to Candidatus Hydrogenedentota bacterium and includes:
- a CDS encoding DUF3810 domain-containing protein, whose amino-acid sequence is MEEEHSEETAVPQPRRSLRRHGLFILMSLVLWVPLGLWYFFQPAPAVVEKLYSCGFYPVMAKLIIPVTSSFPFSLSLLMVAAAPFLFIVLWILACVMGYRRHQRFRWRGLLWGPKWLLFVIPLIWLWFLIFWGMGYARQPIEERLAFDGEAVSAEELASIKEGLFQVIDRDQPQEDSDRNIAEALASVSKSMEQMVNGWEGSSKRIPRRVKATPPGLLLMNGTSGVCAPFTLEPHVDGGLPDTWFVSVGAHELGHIAGVCDEGETNLISYIAGLQADHPYARYAVALTVYVSVANQLTAEERKEAIARLPEQARADIQAAHEAGQKYRIDWFQKWSWRAYNHYLKSQGVREGVRSYGRGTQLLVQAWRSGYLTLPESPSSSAAAETEEEELTAAEVESASMEL
- a CDS encoding phenylalanine--tRNA ligase subunit beta; translated protein: MQISLNWLKELVPLQVSTEELAERMTMLGMEIEAIREPGKEIKDIYVGQIVDIQPHPDADKLVVCQTNIGGEEPLQIICGATNMKVGDKVPTAIDGSCLPGGFKIGNRKMRGVQSCGMMCSLRELGLGEEHAGLMILDPDAPIGADIKEVLGLNDVVFEIEVTPNRGDWAGMIGVARELSAYYNLPLQLPEIHLDEEGTAAKEVSGVTIEDPDLCPRYAGRVLRNVVIQASPPWLCARLIAAGQRPINNIVDITNYVLLETGHPLHAFDFDKLAENRIVVRRSRPGEGIKTLDEQEHALTEDMLVIADAKNPQAVGGVMGGFDSEVDANTKHVFLESAYFTPRSIRSTARKLALLTEAAQNIQRGADCNMVPYALNRAAALMQELAGASVAPGVLDAYPEKHVAPQVRLRFDRTDRLLGVAIAKEEQQAILKKLGFTASQVREKDCLLEVPSWRHDVTHEADLIEEIARHYGYDRIPVTMPPVRQSEIIFAPQEKTLRALRHRLAALGLTEVLNWSFSSRENVSRARLETPSSSMVMLENPLSENYAGMRSSLIPTLYATAAYNCKRGANSVAIFEVGPVYLPVEDELLP
- a CDS encoding cell division protein ZapA; the encoded protein is MTSKAATTRVIINKIPVDLPIYLDLKTTHSIAQEIEASMKAFEEEHRFVDTQLFAILTAFEYAVQKHKSEAKQEHDIQALIRELDAIATRLTELEERFHIAPLPDEEQR
- the pheS gene encoding phenylalanine--tRNA ligase subunit alpha; this encodes MKEQIESLRQEGLAGITAAADLKSLEELRVAFLGRKGKLTEILRGLAKASVDERREIGQQANSLKEILAAAIDERFKALERTVQQRKAMDQSVDLSLPGRRVATGHLHVLNRIREEIEDIFTQMGFQVATGPDVETEYYNFDALNTPDDHPARDSHDTFFVQPGVVLRTQTSPVQIRVMEQTPPPVAVIAPGRVYRVDLDATHSPMFVQMEGLLVDKGITFADLKGTLMHFIHSFFGADVKVRFRPHFFPFTEPSAEVDILWTAKDRHTGETKSKWLEILGCGMVHPQVFKNVAYDYEQYSGYAFGLGLDRIAMVRHAISSITHLYENDLRFLEQF